GAGATGTAGTACTTGGTAAATCAGGCTTGAGATCAACTGTCAATTGGATTGCCACCATCGAGTCGTTGTTGTCTTTTGATCCCATTACCGCTCGAGAATCCCCGATGTATCCCATGAAAAGATTGGAGCCCTGAAAGTGGtaaaaatcaaccaaaataagCAAGCAATTGATGAAAATAAGCAAAAGCAATGCCTTTGTTTCATTAACCTGTTTCACTATAGTGACTGCAGTGCTACCACTGCAGAAGCAGTCCAAATTAGGATGAGACCTCAACTCTTTATCCATGGCCTTGTATGACTTCATGAATGCTTCTCTCCATAACGAAATTAATCTCTCCTCTGCCGAGACGTCCTTCTCCAAATCCGCAGCTTTCAAACTCCCTTTGAAACATGTTTGGCCCGAACCATTTTGCCTTGACTGACAAGAATCCATGGAGGAAAGCAACTTAAGAGGAAGGGCATCTCTCACTTTACGAGCAACGAGATGACCATGTGGACCATGACCATCAAATACACCACAAAAGGTCACATCTTCCGGCATGAAATCCTATCggaaattttgagtttatcAATGTTATTAACCTCAAAATATAATCTAATCCAAGAATcgaaaacaatttaaaaacttaCTTCCCATACAATCATGGCATCCTGGTTGATTCCCTTGCGACCCTGCTGAGTGAATATACAAGAGCTTCTGCTCTTTCCATTAGTGAAAACCCTGTTGGGGACTGAAGGCAAATGGTGCAATGCAATAACATGATCCGAAAATGTTCTCTTAGTCCTCTTTTGCCCACAAAACCCGATATCGCAACACGTCGGAGAAACCTCCTCCCTACGGCCCATACTGCCAGAAGTACTCCGGCTACTAGTGGAGACACAACCCCCCATTTCGTCGATAAAGTTAGAAGGACCAGAACCAGAACAGATCTCacgtgaaagaaaaaaaaaactatatgtAGTTGCTGGAAATGTCAGGCAAAGCCAAATACAATATCAGACCAAAGATTCCCCACACATCAGACCATAAGCCACTTTACACCTCAATGTATTAAACTGGGAATCTTTAAGACACAGTCATATGTAATCCATTGCAGGGTTCCATAGATGGATGACAAAACCAGCTGAGAAAAACAACAATATATTTAGTCAATTCATTTGTATATTCCATAGTTCCATGTGACATTGGAATAGAATATACTTAAAAGTCGGTCCTGATAATTTGTACTGATAAAGATACCCATTGATACAATTCAGATGGTGAGATCTTATGTAAATTAATCCacaaactaaaaaaacaaaaaaagtagcAGTGCAGACAAAAAAATCAGCAAAACAAGGAGCAGATAAACCAGAAAACTAGAACCATGTCTTGtttttgaaacaattaaagCATTTTTCAATTACAATGAAAACCCATTTATAGTTTCAAACAGAAAACAAGGCCAAAAGAGAAAAGCATTGAAATTTGAAGATCAAGCTTGAAGCTTTACCTTCTATGCTAAGAAACAAAAACTCAAAAgagaaatcaaaacaaaaaggaaTTACCACATCAAGATCCAGAGATTACATTATTGGAAAATTTACTTGAATgggaccaaaaagaaaaaaaggaaactaAGGCTGATGAAGTTTGAAATAAAGAATGTCAAACAGAGGAAAACAACAAAGAGAAGAAGttgtaattttttagttttctcaAACCAAAGAGAGCATAAGATTTTTGAGATAAAGCAAAGCAAAGGGGATAAAGCACAACAGATGGGAAAGCAGAAAAGAATGATTTTGTCAAAAACAGAATCAAGAGAACATATCAAAAGAGATCAAAGTAAAAAAACATACATAAGCAGGAAGAAAACCAAATTCACTATGTTGttaaatcaaaaagaaaattaaaagaagaaaaaatcttcatttctttttctgtttgcTTTGTGGGTTTTGCTCAAAGTTTGGAGAAGAGGATGTGAGAAGGTTACAAGAGACGGTTAGTGGTGAAGTTTATAGGTGAGAGAGGGAATATGGAGAATGAAAAGTACCTGTGACTGAGAGTGGTCTGTATGCAGAAAATTTCAGCTTGTGTGGAAGAGGCAGTAGCAAAGGCAACAGAGTTGAGGGACAGAGAGAggtgataataataattataatgattATTACAAGAGAGATGGGTGCATTCATTAATTGCAAGATGGGGTGCCTTTGTAATTGTAATCACTAAccagagtttttttttaaatataatctaaatatattaaattataaataaatttacattttatttatttattttcaaaaaatttcaaaataattattgaattattcaaattttcttatttaaattactattctgttaaaatcgttgttgtatGGTTTTTTGTTCATACTATCTACATCAATCAAAAGTTTTATTCTATTCTCttctataatttagttttttcatgaaacaattaTAAACGTCATGAATTTGTGAACTAAAACTCAAAgcagtttttttaattttcaatattggTCGTCAAATCAATTTAGATATAAAGTATATTTTCTATCTCGATGGGTAATCGTTGCTTGGAGTTTACTAATtggacttttaaaaaataataataacttagtgatttaaataaaactttcaaataactcaataacttaaatgaaaatttttgaataagttagtgactattttataacttttgaaattaagtaaccaaaacataaatttactaataatttagtaccTTAGttgtaatttacttttttattatgaCCAGGCTATATCATATGTACGAAAAAACATTTtaggtaaaataaattaaaatttattcatttatttttaaaagaaaaaatgaataaatcttTTTCTAACTAAGTCCGTAAATAGTTAATTTATGAAACTAACTCAATCAagaattttatagtaattatcgtttttttatgtaaagagaAGAATTTTGCTGACCAactattttttcttaaatccCTTGTGACTCAATTTGCTCGAGTTCTTTATGATTTAGTTTTTCGAGTCTAAGTTGAttcgatttattttattatatctgaTTGAATCTTTCAAGATGGACAAGTTTGTCATTAGAAGGTAAGATGCACCAGCtaacatcttttattttctgGTGGTTGATGCCTTTTGATTGAGCTGGTGTTCTGGATTCAACCGATATCCTACTCATATTCAATTCCGAATATATCTAAATCtatacttatattattttacatagCTTTcctgtaaatataaaatttttataaatatatctatattatatacaaatgttattttaaagatttttattttttttatgttttggtaaatttaaaatatataaaatagaaatttcttttaattttagaaattaagtaAAGTAATTtcaaagtttataatattttaattattctacatcCTATTTTAATTAACACCAAGAACGTGGAAAATATGGAAGAAAAAATTgcgttttgaaaattataaaagaacaaATAGTGGGATTGGGTTGGCTTGAAATGTCAAAGGAAGAGTACCAAGGGAAATTGAAAACGGAATAGAAGCGGAGATTTGAGTTATGACGTCATGTGGTTCGGGATTGGGGAAATTCGGGTTCGATTTGAATTCGGATTCGGGCATATCTCCCGCCCATGGCCCAAATCTATCTCTTCCCATATTTCCCCCACGCTCTAGCTTTCTCGCGTGTATACCAAACAATATTCACAAAGGGGAGGGCCGAGAGCATACCTGTGTTTGGGgcttaaattaattatacagttaatttaattatttatatccgttcattatctatttttaaattttataactaaattaatcgatttaatatttttaattatttaaatatatttgtattttataataaataatttaatttggttaggtgagttaaattagtttaaataagctggttaattaatttaactaaccAAATCAATCGATGTTAAATCGATTCAGTTAGGTCAATTTATACCATACAAGTTGGTTCGGTCGTTTATCATATCTGATAGCCAGTTAAGTTGATTAAGTTGAAAATAATTGGGCTGACTAATTTAATCATTTGCTAGCCCCTATTAATTAGTGTAAGGCCTGTGTTACGATTTAAATCTTGAACtatactattttatttcattttggtttCTAAACTTTTTTATATCTCATTTTAGTACTAAAACTATTCTTTTTGGTCCAAAGAGTTAAATggtgtaaaaaaaattaagtggtACGCTCAATCAGTGAGAACACATCACGTGTTTGGCTTTTCGTTTTCTCATTAATTGACAACATGGTCATCAAGTGGTATTAATTGACGTTGACGATTAAGATGAAACTAAACAAATAGACGTACAAGTTCATTTGAATCTGGACAATCGTTTGTCTAGATTTATTCTTGAtgtagtttaaaatattataaaaaaatttaaaagtaacaattacaaaaaaattacaagaatatataaaattttaaaaataataatagtaattactAAAATACAAGTCCATAATGAAACTAGACAAATGGTCATATAGGTTTATTTGTATAGGGCAACCATTtgtctaaattcattttaaaaatagttaatattataaaatttattaaaattagctaaaatatgccataagtccTTACACTTCTCGTAATTTTGGAATTTCATCTCTACACTTTCATTTTTGAGATTTATTCactctacttttcagattttaaaatttaagttcaatcaTTATCTtgttaagattattttattaaattcgaGTTCATTATAACGTCAATTTTTAGTTATATTGGTATCGagtattttctttatttcataatatcacaccaacaaatttaacaaaaagattaataatagtaaaaatcgaacttgaattttaaaatctagaaatgaactaaattattgaaaataaaagtatagggactaaaattcaattttgtaaaGAATATGGACCTACGACATATTTAACCTAATATACTATATGTGGTATAGatattttgctttcaaaaaAAGCAAGCAAACACACGCACTGTTGGCGAAGGTGAGAAACTGAGCCTAACGTGAAACTCGAAAAAAAGGATGCCAAACTGACATGCGGGAATTAGGGACCTGCCTGACGTGGCACTCAGATTTAGTACTCCTTTACCGATTTCATATGCTATAGTAAATCATTGTCAAATTTTACCCTTAGTCCCTAcactctttatatttttaaattctagtcttgttatttttaatttcataaatctAGTTCCTCTActtgtttgatttaaaaaactaaagtctaactaataatatttttaattattttctgttaatttgaaatatatattatcaattaaacTTTAACATTTAAATCGAATGTTAAAATatcacatatttaaatttaatggaaagttgttattagtattaaatacttgaaactaaaaaataaagtaaatacaGAAATCAAGAGCATAATTAaacctaatattttaatttaagaaaacatcataaatataaataatatatgatatatttttttgaataatctcattataggttctaatcaatctgctatttttaacacaatacctaaaactacccatattccctcctcaacccataaataggaggataatgcgcttcagcgcactcgaacccaagtcctcctacattgacaacaattcGCATGCCAATCGAAATAAAACTTAAtcgataaatatttaaaatcttaaaaccactaaaatatttaaaatctttttaacattaatctcattataggtttttattatatctgtttttttatataatgtctaaaactactcataacccctccctaacccataaataagaggataatgctcTTTAGCACACCTGAAACCATGTCATCTTACATTGACAATATAACCCATTTAAATAGgactaaaactcaatcgacaataatatataatatttaattggGAGGAAAAAGTGTGGGCCTGAAATGAAAATAACCTATTGCCTTGTCCCAAACACAATGAAACATGCCAGTATTGCCCACAATGATTAATGCCATTGCCAATGCCATgcacattctcatatctcataactttTATTCCTTCCAATCATATGGCTTGTCCACCCATCAatcttattttaactttttttatggaaaaaattaataaaaaaattgtccaaaaatcaaataaaaatttatattaacagTCGAATTTTTATCATTCTATTAATGATTCAGTAAAATGTCtccatttatttgtttttttagatttttaaatataatttaagtatttgttatgatttaatcattgtttatggcatttttttcatttcaacgATAGtgcattaaataataattgttaataatattatttcttttgaatttgacaaaaattaacataattaacagttgaatctgaattttaaaatttaaaaaaagaaattaaatttctgaaaaataagtataaggactaaattttaaatttttcaaaaatagagtAACTATAGacatacatattttaacctaatagaaataaaattaaacgccacaattttccaaaataatcgAACAATATTGTCGTTCTATTTTCTACttccatttatatttattatctaAATTCTGGTCCAGACCGGGGCCACCTAGGTATGTAAGATGAAAACCAATCCATAAAAGATGACCTTGCTTTGCTTAGCCATAAGGATATAAGTCAAACCACCAATGGTATTGACCTATAGTACTCCAACACAATTAGGCAACAACCCCACCATGCATAACGTCACCTATTATCCGAACAATTATGCTCCTGCCACAAGGTGATCTTCGTATAGGCATTTTGTCGAACATTTCTCCATCATGTCTAtattttctgggtttttttttacgtaaataattgcataaataaaaattaattactaaaatattatactttaaaaatattcttgatAAATCTAACACTAAATTATCATCATTCATGATGATTTGGGATTTCGAAgtgacaaattaaatattggTTTGATAGGTTAGGATTATAGAATAAAGAATCTCTACCACAATGAAATCCTAAATCGTTGTGAATGGTGGTAAATTCGTTGAAAATAATAActtgagtttttaattttttatatgttatttaaacataacGATAAATTAAACCCTCAATGTTacaattttgtcaatttagcccttattattttttgaattaaatttgaccttcaatattttaaaaagagtcgAATTTGACCACCAACCAAAAAAAGttcaattattgttttttttaacaaaaatactgattaaaatgttaaatttttaaacatgatagTTCATGTGACAATCCGTGTGTATTTCATGTTAGCAAAGTCCAACAACTTGAAAATAACAAGCGGAAAAATGATCGTTAATTACCTCCAGCCATTGTCGAAGTAAAACACTTAAAATGGGGAAGAGTAACAACATCGAAGAGCATGTCGAATTTTTGCAATACAAAATAGAATTGCCAAAGTCTTCTAAGCACTTAAACACACCTCACTAGATGTTATTGTTTACTAACATGAAATTGTTTTTGTGCTTAGAGACCTTGGTTGACTTTTACTCATATTTATACTAGTTCTACCATCAAGAACTAGCATAACCATTTTCTCCTAATTCCATGGCCTTAATTGGAGGTTATGAGTATGTAAACAAGAATGTGAGAAGCGGTTAGTTGACCTTTTTTTCAAATGGTCCTCACAATATGGACCATTAAAGCCACTTAAGGCAACTCCCATGTTGTAAAAGACCAACATTCTCCCACTTGGTCCATATTGCCCACAAATACTTGTTGTAAAGTGAAAATATAGTACATGAATCATGACAGTATTTCCTCAAATTTCGAATAGTATCTTCCATGCATCACAATATATCATGCTTTCATGTTTTACCCTAAAATTCTTAATAAGTAAACCTAGTGTTTATTCTAGGTCCATagttcaataaaatttcttgaaataacTAAATGAATGTGTACACAAATAAAATACGAGAAACATCAAACAAAAGGAGTTTATTTATTATCGTTCTtagaatgaaaattcaaaaagtgAGAACAAGTCCCATAGTGACTACATGATCCTTAAATTTGTGTGGTGGTATGGCTTTAGTTAAATGATCAACTAACATCTGCTTAGTGTTAATATGCTCAATAATCACTTTCTTTTCCTTAAAATGTTCCTTTATGGTCAGATATTTAATGTCGATGCGTTTGCTTCAACTTCCACTTTTATTGCTCTTAGCCATAGAGGCAGCAGTTGAATtgtcacaatatatcctcaatgGCCTAGAAATTGGATCAACAAGTCTAAGCCTATAAATGAAACTCTTCAACCATACTCCATGTTAGGTAGCCTCAAAACATGAACCAAACTCGTCCTTCATAATGGAGGTAGTAGTTAAGGTTTGCTTGGAACTCCTTCAAGATATGGCTCCACCAGCAAACATAAATATGTATCATGACGTTGATTTACTTGAATTGACGCTGCTAGTGAAGTCTGAATTGGAGTAGCCAATCATCAAATTGTCTAATCACTTGTATGTAAGCATGTAGTCTTTCATCCCTTGAAGATATCTTAATACTTTCTTTGCAGCTCTCTAGTGGTTAATACATGGCTTACTTTGATATATTCTTAACATTCCAATTGCAAATGCAATGTCATGTTTTGTACAAAATTGAGCATACATCAGGCTTCCAACAACAAAAGCTTATGGAAAGTTTTTCATTTGCTCCCTCTCAAGGTTGTTCTTTAGGAACTGGTTCAAATTGAACTTGTCACCCTTCACGATAAGAGCTAAACTTGGTGAACAATCTTTCATctgaaatttttctaaaatgttaTTGATATAGGTTTCTTGAGATAAACCTAACATACCTCAATGAATATCACAATCAATGTTAATGCCAATGACATAAGACACATCACCCATATCCttcataacaaaatttttagaaagaaattttttcACCCCATGTAGCTTACCTTTGTCATTGGCTGCAAGTAAGATATCATCCATATATAGAATAAGGAAACAAATTTTACTCATATTGATCTTATGTTCTATACATTAATCCATGATATTCTCACCAAAACTAAAAGAAGATATTACATTATGGAATATTAAATACCACCGGTAGGAGGCTTGTTTCAATCTTATATGGACTTTTTCAGCTTGCATACCAAGTCTTCACCATCACTAGAGGAGAATCATTCATGTTGTTTCATGTATACTTCTTCCTCTAGGTCATCATTGAGAAAGGTGGTTTTCACATCCCTTTTTTGCAACTCAAGGTCAAAATGAACTACTAAGGCCAACATGATGCACAAGGGTCTTTCTTAGATACAAGACTAAAAGTCTCTATATAATCAATTCCTTCTCACTGAGTGAAACCTTTTCCAACGAGTCTAGCTTTATATCTTTCTATGTTGTCCATTGAGtctctttttgttttgaaaaccCATTTACATCAAATAGTTTTTACACCTTCAGGCAATGGTACAAGATCCTAGACATCATTACTTTTCATGGAGTTCGTAACTTCCTCCATAGTATTGTACCGTAATTTTGACTCTTTACAACTCATAGCTTGTGAAAAGGTTTCAAGATCATTTTTAGGTCCAATGTTATAATCAAACTCTTGTAGATATACAATATAGTTACTAGAAATTGTTGATTTCCTTTCTTTAATAAATCTCCTCAATGTTGAACTAACATTTTCTTGAAGATCACGTTGTTCAACAAgttggttaataatttttttattgtcttGAACAACTTGATTTACTAGAGTGTCATTAACAGCTTGTAGATTTTCATTGATTGATTGTTTAACACCTAGTTGTGCTTGAGGGATGTGGTGTATGATAACTAATCATCACCTGAAGTGTAAGGTTGATCTCTCATAAGAATCGTATCCTAAGATAGAATGCTCCCACTGATTGAgtcattttcaagaaaatttacatttttttattccaGAATTCTAATGCTATGAGATGGAAAATAGAATTTGTATCCTTTGGACCTTTCTATATAtccaataaaataatcattgatGGTCCTTAGGTCTAGTTTCTTTCTTATGGGTTATAAATTCTTACTTCAGACAAACatctttatatatgtatatgtcgCAAACtcaatttccaacctttaaataacTGAAAATGTGTCTTTGGGATAACATTTGTTGGAACTTGGTTCAATATATACACAATCATTTTTAGAGCTTCAACCTATAAGAACTTAGGCAGCCTAGAGCTACTAAGCATACTTCGCACCAAGTCCATTAAAGTTTGGTTTCTTCTTTCTGTAACTCTATTTTGATTAGGAGAACCTGTCATTGTGCATTGGGCAACTATACCGTTATCTTGAAAAAATTTTGCGAATGGACTAGGTGTTTGTCCTTCTTCAACGTATCTACCAAAATACTTACCACTTCTATTAGTTTTCACAATCTTAATTTGCTTACTGTATTGTTTCTCTATCCTTGAAAACCTTAAAGGCTTTTAATGCTTCGTTTCTGTGATGAATCATCTATAAATGTGATGAAGTATTTTTTACTTCGAGCATTCATATATGGGCAACAAATATCAGAATGGATGATATCCAATATGGTTGAAGTTCTCTTGGCACCTTTCTTTGACTTGTTAGACTGCTTGCCCTTGATGTTGTCTATACAAGtaccaaaatcaataaaatctaaAGTACTCAATGCCTTGTTATTTACTAATCTCTTAATCCTTTTAGTGGAGGTGTGTCTTAATATTCGATGTCATAAAATAGAGGATCTTCATTTATAGCACAATGTTTGGTACCACAATGAACATGCATAATATTATGAGTGACATTATTTTGTAAATGGAGTAAAAACCATTGCATTAACCACCATTTCTAACAAATTcagatttataaaataaattgaaactaatgtttgaaaaactaaaaaaatatccTAAAGGTACAAGTATTGAAATAGAAATTACATTTCTAggaaaattatgaatataaaaagtctttttttctaaaattaaaacaaagccaCTTCTAAGCACTAATTTGTAGGTTCCAATTGCTTCTACATGCAACTACATCTTATTACTCGAATAGATGTATCACTCAGCTCCCTCAAGTTTGTTAATCCCTGTAAGGAATTTGAGACATGGATTGTAGAACCAGAATCGATCTACCATTTGTTATAACTTACATCAACCACATTTGACTCAAACTAAACAAGTGAGATTTATTTACCTTtcttttcaagccatttcttatCATTGATACGATCTTTCTTTAAATGTCCCttctttttacaaaagaaacaCTTTAGACTCTTTCTTTATGTCAAATTGGGGATGCATTTTAGCCTTCCCCTTTTGATTGGTTTGGGTCATTTTCTTT
The sequence above is a segment of the Gossypium raimondii isolate GPD5lz chromosome 4, ASM2569854v1, whole genome shotgun sequence genome. Coding sequences within it:
- the LOC105780085 gene encoding probable protein phosphatase 2C 52, coding for MGGCVSTSSRSTSGSMGRREEVSPTCCDIGFCGQKRTKRTFSDHVIALHHLPSVPNRVFTNGKSRSSCIFTQQGRKGINQDAMIVWEDFMPEDVTFCGVFDGHGPHGHLVARKVRDALPLKLLSSMDSCQSRQNGSGQTCFKGSLKAADLEKDVSAEERLISLWREAFMKSYKAMDKELRSHPNLDCFCSGSTAVTIVKQGSNLFMGYIGDSRAVMGSKDNNDSMVAIQLTVDLKPDLPREAERIKRCKGRVFALQDEPEVCRVWLPFDDAPGLAMARAFGDFCLKEYGVISMPEFSHRLLTEKDQFIVLASDGVWDVLSNEEVVEIVSSAPSRSSAARMLVDSAAREWKLKYPTSKMDDCAVVCFFLDGKMDSESDYEEQGFSSATIQSYHSGNAGESDDSCHRSEPSLQRNFTVRPSEECEGFGNGRPHPEEFEGNEDTVAGEDQNWLGLEGVTRVNSLIQLPRFSEERPNP